The sequence GGAGGTGATGGAAGGGGACGAGGGGGTGACCCTGGCGCGGCTGATTCTGCGGCTGTCGGGGGCGAGCGGGGAGACGGTGCGGGTGCAATACGCAACGGCGGGGGACACGGCGCGGCCGGGTTACGACTACCTCGGTGTGTCGGGCACGGTGGAGTTTCCTGCGGGGGTGACGGAGCGGACGATCGAGGTGGGGGTGATTGCCAACGTGATCCAGGAACCGGACCGGTCGTTCCTGGTGGTGTTGCGGCAACCGGAGCGTGTGGTGCTGGCACGGACGCAGGTGCGGGTGACGATCCGCGACGACGACGGGGGGGGTGAAGAGAGGCCGCCGCAGGTCGAGGTGGTTGAGCCGGGGGACGGGGAGAGGATGGCGGCGGGGCAGGCGATCGACTTGAAGGTCGAGGCGGCGCCGGGGCGGGATGACGAGCCGGGACTGGCGTTGGTGGTGCTGTGGAGCGGGGAGACGGAGGTGGCGCGGTGGGAGGCGGGGCCGTATCGCGGGGTGTGGACGAATGCGGCGGCGGGGGAACACACGTTGCAGGCGGTTGCCACCAGCGCGGGGGGATTGATGACGACTTCGGCGCCGGTGGCGATCGTGGTGCTGCCGCCGCCCGGGGTGACGCTGGGGGATGTGACGGTGGGTGAAGGGGACGACGTGGCGCGCATCCCGGTGACCCTGTCGCATCCGAGCGGCGTGGAGGTGCGGGTTACCCTGGCCACGCTGGATCTCACGGCCCGGGCCGGATTCGATTACGTGCCCCGGGAGGACACGCTGGTGTTCGTTCCGGGCGAGGTTGAAAGGACCTGGGAGGTGGCGTTGTTCGACGACGACGTTCACGAGGGGACGGAAGCGTTTGCGGTGGAGGTGGGCGAGGTGTCCGGGGCGGTGGTGGAACGGGGAGCCGCGGTAGTGACGATTGTGGATGACGATCTGCCGCCCGCCTTGAGCGTGGGGGACGTGGTGCTGGAGGAAGGGCCGGCGGGGACGACGTCGCCGGCGGTGTTTCGGGTGACGTTGTCAGGATTGAGCGAACTGCCGGTGGGGTTTGCGTTTGCGACGCGGGACGGCACGGCTCTGGCGGGCGAGGACTACGAGGCGCGGGAAGGCGAGGGGAGGGTGGAACCGGGGGGTGCGTACGCCGAGGTGGTGGTGATGGTGCTGGGTGACGACCGGGTGGAGGAGGACGAGACGTTTTTTCTGGAATTGAGCCGGCCGTCGGGGGCGACGCTGGAGCGTGCGACAGGGATGGCCACCGTGCTGAACGATGACTGGCCGCCTCCGCCGACCAACCATCCGCCGGTCATCCGGTTGGTGCGGCCGGATGGGGGCATCATTGTGCCGGAGGGCGAGCCGATCGACATCGAGGCGGAGGCAGAGGACCAGGACGGGAGCGTGGCGAGGGTGGTCTTTATGGCGGGCGAGCAGGCGTTGGGCGAGGCCACGGCGGCGCCGTTTCGCTGGAGCTGGACCGGGGCACCGCCTGGGGATCATCGGATTTGGGCGAAGGCCATTGACGACCGCGGCGCGGAGGGGACGTCGGAGCCGGTGCGGATCGCGGTGAGCGACGTGTGCGGGTATGTGGCGTTGGTGCGGAACCGGGCGGACCCGGAGATTGAAGTGTTGAGGGACTACCTGTTCGAGTTGGGGATCAATGTGATGGTGTTGGACAGGGTCGAGGCGGACTTCGAGAGGCTGGTGCCGTTTGATCTGATATTGTGGCACGACGGCGGCGAGCGCGGCCTGACGGATCGCGAGGTGGAATTGTTCGAGGATCTGTCGTGGCGCGGGAAGGCCTTCTACTTCATCGGGGACGCCCTGCTGGCCTCGCTGGAGGATCTGGGCGCCGGGGTTCAGGAACGCTGGCTGCAGTTCATCCACCTGCGGCCGGAAGCGCCGGTAACGGGACTGACACGGGTGGTGATCGAGGCGGGTGGAGTGTCCGAGGAGGTGGCCCCGGTGGTTCGGGACGGCAAGGTGGGGACGGTGGTGGACTTCGAGTATCCGCTGGTGGCGCTTGGGGGGGTGGCACGGGGGGAGGATGGCGAGACGGTGTTGGCGCGGGCGGACGGACTGGCCGTCCTGGTGGCGTATGCCGATCCGGGACAGACCGTGCCGCGGCGCCGTTTGACGCAGGCGTTCCGGGTGGCGACGGGCGGTGACGAGGGGTCGGTGGCGGAACGGAAGCGTCTTTTCCAGAATGCGGTCTGGTGGCTGCTGAACTGCGAACGGTGCGCCGATCTCGATCTGGCGCCGGAAGTGCGGGTTTCGGCGGACACGGTGAAGGTTGGCGACGAGGTGACGTATGACATCGACGTGCGGCTGACCGGAGGGTGCGAGGCCCTGGCGGTGCGGCTGAGTTGCTGGTTGCCGGAGGGGATGCGGTTTGTGGGTGCGGAATCGGAGTGGGCGGAGTGGCATCATGTGGACGGGGTGGTGACCTTCCAGTTGGGGCGGCTGGCCCGGGTTGGGGAGGAGCGGTTCCGGGTGACAGCACGGGTGGAGGGGGTTGCGCCCATGGAGACCCGGGTGACGGTGCGTGGCATCAATGAGCCGCCCGCGGCGCAGGCCAACAACACGGTGACGGTGGTGACGATTCCGGAGGGGGGCAGTCAGGCGGCACGGCTGCGTGCGGAATGGGACGGGCAGGTTCGGGTGCGGATCCGGGTGGAAGGGGGTGCGGGCGACCGGCACTGGATCGAAGGGTCGGAGCGGCCGGACGGCCCGTGGGAAGTGGTGGGGGAAGTTGAGGTGGGAGAGGAGGGGGGGATGATCGAGGTTGCGGTGGGATCGGAGGGCGCGAGGTTTTTTCGAAGTTGGCGGGTGGACCGGCCGAGTCCTTAGCCGGCAAACCGCTTCCGGGACAGACTCTCACCGGGACGTGGCGGAAGCGTTCGCCCCGGTCGGCCACCGAGGGCCCGGCCCATGAAATCGGGGCGATTGGCGGCGGCGATCAAGGCCGGTAGGCTGGGGCATGGCCATGGCATCGCGGATGAGGCGGGTATGGGTGGGAGTGATCGTGTTGATGGGTGCGGTGGCCGCGGCGGCCGAAACCGAGGGCGAGCGGGACGAGGCAGCGGGGAGCGGCATCGAATCGAGGGAGCTGTTTCGGGATCGGCGATTTCCGAATGTGGTGGTGGCGATGGACGGGACGGTGCTGGCGCTGTGCGGGAACCGGCAGCCGTTGGCGGTGCGGCGGAGCGAGGACGGGGGGGCGACGTGGAGCGAGCCGATCCTGCTGGGGAACGAGCGATCGATCATGGGGGCGGCGGTGGTGGATGAGGGGTCGGGTGACGTGCTGGTGTTCGACCATTTCCTGGACCACCGGGGGATGTATCGGAGCCGGGACCATGGACGGAGCTGGCAGGCCGAGGAGGTGACGATCCGGCCGGACCGGTTGGGCGGGGTGGGATTGACGCATGGGGCGGAGGCTGGGATCACGCTTCGTCACGGTGCGGCGCGGGGGCGGTTACTGGTTCCGGCCCGGGTGCTGGGACCGGAGAACTCCAACGCCCAGGAGTGGTGGCCGTACCATTACAACACGGCGATTCACAGTGATGACGGGGGGCGCACCTGGCAGACCGGTTCGCCGTTTCCGGTGCTGGGAACGGGCGAGGGGGCGCTGGTCGAGCTGGCGGATGGGACGATCCACTACAATTCCCGGTGTCACATGGCGACCGATGCATTGCGCCGGGTGGCGTGGAGCCACGACGGGGGCCTCACGTGGATCAATCCGACGGCCGTGCCGGAGCTGCCGGACGGCATGCGGGGGACGCGGTACGGGTGCATGGCGGGACTGACGCGTCTGGAGGACACGGATCGGGAGGTGGTGCTTTACAGCAATCTGGATGCGGACGAGGGGCACGATCTGTGGGGAGGCCGGCGAAATCTCACGGTGTGGGCCAGTTTGGATGGCGGCCGCACCTGGCCCATCCGGCGGGCGATCGACCCGGGACCGAGCGCCTATTCGTCCATGACGGTGGGGCGTCCGGGCACGGCGAGCGAAGGGTGGATCTATGTCCTCTATGAGGGGGGGCCGAGGGGAGCCCACCAGGACGTTCGGCTGGCCCGGTTCCGGATTGAGGCGCTGACCGGGGCGGGGCGTTGATCAGCGAAGGGCGGTGGTGGGCGGCGGGCTGGAGGACTCCTCGGCGGCGACGCGGGCGATGTAGCTGCCGAACTCGGGATCCTCGCCCTCGAGGAGGGCGGGCAGGTGGGCGCGGAAGTCGGGGCGCCGGCACCATTCCCGGATCGAATCCTCCCAGGACTGCCAGAGGCGGCGGGTCTGGCGGCTCATGTGTTCCTCGTACACCAGCATGTAGGCGCGTTCGAAGAGGGAGACGAGGATTCCGAAGAGGACGAATGTCCGTTCGTTTTGGTCCGGGGTGAGGCTGGCGGGAGCTGGGCCACGACCGAGCAGCTGGAGGTCGGCGTTTTCGAGGACGAGCTGGAGGAACTCGGTGTACTGGACGGAGAGGCGCTGGAAGAGTTCCTCCTCGTCGTTCTGGCGTTCACGGCGTTTCTCGTAGATGAAGACGAGGATGGCGAAGGGGAGGCCGACGACGGTGACGAGGTAGCTGAGGAACTCGAACCATTCGAGGGCGGTCCAGCCTGGATCGAGACCCGACAACATGGGGTGTGGGTTGCGGCCGGCGTTCAGTCCAGGGGCGGGGCTTCCCGATGCCACGGGGTGGACTGTTCGTAGGCATGGGCGATGCGGAAGAGGGTGCCTTCGCCGAGGGGCGGTCCGAGGAGTTGCAGTCCGATGGGCAGCCTGGGGGAGGCGGTGAAGCCGCAGGGCAGGCTGATGCCTGCGATGCCGGCGAGATTGCAGGAGATGGTGAAGATGTCGCTGAGGTACATCTGGAGGGGGTCCTGCGTTTTTTCGCCGAGCCGGAAGGCGGCGGTGGGCGTGGTGGGGGAGACGATGGCATCGACGCGCCGGAAGGCCTCGAGGAAATCCTGCCGGATGAGGGTCCGGACTTTTTGGGCGCGAAGGTAGTAGGCGTCGTAGTACCCGCTGCTGAGCACGTAGGTGCCGAGGATGATCCGCCGCTTCACCTCCGCGCCAAAGCCCTCGCCACGGGTTCGTTCGATCATCCCGGTCGGGTCGGAACCGGGAACGCGCCGGCCGTAGCGGACCCCGTCGAACCGGGCGAGATTGGCGGAGGCCTCGGCGGTGGCCACGATGTAGTAGGTGGCGACGGCGTGTTCGCTGTGGGGCAGGGAGACTTCCTCGACGGTGGCGCCGAGGGATTGGAGGTGGGCCACGGCGCGCCCGACGGCGTCGCGGACTTCGGGATCAAGGCCGCCGACCATGAATTCGCGGGCGACGCCGAGCCGGAGTCCCCTGAGGTCGCCGGACAGGCTGGCGGAATAGTCTGGAACAGGCTCCGGCAGGCTGGTGGCGTCGCGCGGGTCGTGCCCGGCGATGACGCGTGTCACCAGGGCGGCATCGGCGACGGTGCGGGCGAACGGGCCGATTTGATCGAGGGAGGAGGCGAAGGCGACGAGGCCGTAACGGGAGACGCGACCGTAGGTGGGTTTGACGCCGACACAGCCGCAGAGGGCGGCCGGTTGGCGGATGGAGCCGCCGGTGTCGGAGCCGAGGGTGGCGAAGGCCTCACCGGCGGCGACGGCTGCCGCCGAGCCGCCGGACGATCCGCCTGGAATGCGGTCGGTGTCCCAGGGATTGCGGGTGGTGTGAAAGGCGGAGTTCTCGGTCGAGCTGCCCATGGCGAACTCGTCCATGTTGAGCCGGCCAAAGACGACGGCGCCGGCGGCACGGAGCCGCTCGACCACGGTGGCGTCATAGGGCGAGATGAAGTCGCCGAGGATCCGGGAGGCACAGCGGCAGGGTTGACCACGGTGACAGATCAGATCCTTGAGGGCGATGGGTACGCCGAGGAGGGGCTGGTCCGGGTGGGGTGCGCCGGTGGCGAGCCTGCGGTCGGCGGCGTCGGCCTGGGCGAGCGCATCTGCGGCGTCCAGATGCAGGAAGGCCTTGACCCGCGGATCCACGGCGGCGATGCGGTCGAGACAGGCTTGAACGGCCTCGCGGCTGGAGCATTGGCGTGCGTCGAGCTGGCGGGTGAGGTTGGCGATGGAGAGGCGATGGAGCACGGGAGGGAAGGCGGACGTTACCCCGGGGTTGGCGGTGGTGAGGGCGGGGGGGGTTATTCGACGATCCGTGGCACGATGAAGAGACCGTTGCGCGGCTGGGGTGCGTTGCGGAGGGCGTCTTCGTGAGTGAGACCCGCTTGCGCTTCATCGGGGCGGGTCACGTTGACGAGGGGGAAGGCGTGCGCGGTGGGATCCACGCCGCTGACGTCCACGGTCCGGAGCTGCTCGATGTAGTCGAGGATCTTGCCGAGCTGCGCCCCGAGATGCTGCTCCTCGTCGGGGGTCAGGCGAACTCTGGCCAGGTCCGCCACGTAATGGATGTCGAAGGATTCCGCCGGCACGCGGGGAGGCTAGGGAATCGCCTGCCGGGCGTCCATCGGACATTGGAAAGGGGCCTGGGAGCCGGTGGATCCCGGAGTCGTGGCGAGAGGTGCGAACGTCGCGAAGGGTCGCTTCGGAGGGCCGAGTTCCACGAGGCTGCAGTGGAGTGGGGCGTTGGGTTGAGGACCCGGGGAGTTCGTCCCTCCGATTCGCGGCCTCCTCACCCGCGATTCCGGGATGCACCGGCTGGGACTGGGGATCGGGGGTCAGTGGATGAGCTGGAACTCGGGGAGCATGACGACGGACCAGAGGAGGTCTTCGACTCCGTCGGGTCGGGGTTGCGAGCCGACGAGAGCGAGGGAGAGGGTGGCTTCGTCGGGGGTGGGCGGGCGACCGAGGCTGCGGGCGAAGACGCGGGAGACGAGGGTGGAACCCTGGGGCGTTTCGGTCACGAGGCGTTCGGCGCCCTGACGCAGGATGCGGGCGAGGGTTTCGCCGTTGGTCAGTTCGAGCATCTGGATGGTGGTGGCGGTGGTGGGCCGGGCCGAGGTGATTTGTTCGCGGTTGGGGCGGCCGAGGGCGGTGGTGAGGGGATCGGCGGCGACGAGGGAGGCACGGATCTGGCCGTAGGGGGTTCGGCCGGCGACGGCGGCGGCGAACTGGGCGCCGACGTTCCAGGGGGCCATGCCGGGGTTGCCAAGAATCTGGGCGCGGCTCCAGTCGGAGGCCTGGAAGTCGGCGCGTTGCCAGCCTTCGACGCGGGTGGTGGACACGGTCCAGGCGGCGTCGCTGGCGAAGTCATGGATGCCCGGGTTGTCCTCGGGCCCGGTGCGGATGCGGGCGTAGAAGAGGAAGCCGGCGGGGTTGGGGCCCTGGCCCTCATTGACGGCTTCGACGGCGAAGGTGTTGGGACCGGCGCGGAGGAAGGGGCGGAGATCGAGGACGCTGGTTTCGGCCCAGGGGATGGCGTTGCGGCGGCGGGCTTCGCGTCCGTTGATCCAGAGGCGGTGGGTGTTGTCCACATGAACGAGGGCGACGGCCTCGGTGGGATTCGGGGGGAGCTCGACGGTGCGACGGAGGTGGATGGTCTGGGGCGGGACGCCCTCGGCGGCATGGGGATGGGACCAGATCCAGAAGGCGTCGGCGTTCGGGGGTTGGGCGGGGCCCCGTTCGAGGAGGAGACCATCGACGCCTCCCTCGGGCCGGTCGTGCCAGACGCCGGCGAGCTGTCCGAGGGCATCGCGGAACTGTTCGGCGGTGAGGCGGCGGACGGCAGGACCGCGGAAGGTGTAGTCCGGGACGGGCGGTTCGGGGAGGTCCACGGAGGGGAAGCGGTAGGCCCGGGAGGTGAGAATCTGGCGCATGGTGCGCTGGAGATCGTAATCGTGGGCCACGAGGTCCTCGGCGAGCCAGTCGAGGAGGTCCACGTCCCAGGCGGGGTTCTGCATGACATCGACGGGCTCGACGAGGCCGTGTCCGAAGAAGCGGGCCCAGAGGCGGTTCACGACGGTGCGGGAGAGGCGGCCGTTATCCCGGTTGGTGACGAGTTGGGCGAGCTGGGCGATACGGTCCTCGCGCGGGGCCTGGGTGGGGAGATCGCCGAGTTCCGGAAACAGGAATTTGACGGTGGCGAAGCGGCCGAGGGGCCGGTCGCATTCGACGAGTTCGAGGCGGTCATCGGCATAGACGGCGGCGAGGCCGTAGGCGTCGGTGAGCTGCCAGTCGTCGATGAAGCTGTCGTGGCAGGCGGCGCACTTGAGGTTCACGCCGAGGAAGACCTGGGAGATGCTCTGGGCGGCCTGCATGGGAGGGGTTTGGGAGGCGTTGATGGCGCCGCGCCAGACGATGCCCTTGGTGAAGCCGCGGGGGCCATTATCGCGAGGATCGACGAGTTCGCGGACGAAGCGGTCGTAGGGCTGATTGTCACGGAGGGCGGAGTAGAGCCACTGGGTGATCTGCTCGCGTCCGCCGTCGATGTAACCGGTGCCGCGATAGTCATTGCGAAGGAGGTCATTCCAGAAGGTGAGCCAGTGCTGGGCGTAGCGGGGCCGGTCGGCGAGCAGGGCGTCCACGAGGCGTTCGCGGCGGTCGGGACGGGGGTCGTTGAGGAAGGCATCGAGTTCCGCGGGCGAGGGCAGGAGGCCCACGATGTCGAGATGCACGCGGCGCGCGAAGGTGCGGTCCTCCACGGGGGGTGGCACGGCGAGGCCCTGGCGGTGTAGGTAGGCGGCGACGAGGCGGTCCACCGGGTGGGTGAGGTCGCCGGTGGGGGGCGGGAGGTCGGGTTGGCGGGGATGCAGGTGACGATGGTCCTCGCGGCCGAAGGAGATGGCGGGGTCCCAGGCCACGCCCTGGTCGATCCAGGCGCGGAGGATGGCGACTTGGTCGGCGGTCAGTCGGGTGCCCTTGTCGGGCATGACGTTGGCGGGATCGAGACCGGAGACGAGGTGGATGAAGTAGCTGTCGCGGCTGTTGCCGACGATGACGACGGGGTCGTGGTCGGGGTCTCCGAGCAGGGTTTCGCGGGTATCGATGCGGAATCCGCCGCGGCTCTTGCCGCGGCCGTGGCAACTGGCGCAACTGGCATCGAGGATGGGGCGGACTTCGTCCGTGAAGGAGACGGGGCGGGAGGCAGGGGGCGGGAGCTGGTCGCGGAGCGCCTCGGACAACTGGGCATGGGCGGGGCTCGCGACCAGGGCGATCAGGGCCAGGGCGAGGGCCGGGGCGCGTGTTGGCTTCATCGTGGACCTGTTCTTGCCGGTCCCGGAAGAATGCTCAAGCGAAAGCGGCCCGGCCGGTGGGGACCCGGATGGTTTGGCGAACGGGCTGGCCTGAGCATGGTTCAGGTCCAGGGCGCAATCCGACCGTCGAGGGGGATGATCTGGCCGGAGACATGACGGAGACGGGCGAGATGTTCCACGGCGACGGCGGCATCGCCAACGCTGGCAAGCTGTCCGAAGACGCTTTGCTGGCGAAAGGCCTCCAGGCGGGAGACGGGCAGCGAGCGGGTCATGGGGGTGTCGAGGACGCCGGGGAGGATGGCATTGACGCAGACCCCGAGGGGGCCGACTTCCCGAGCGAGAGACAACGTCAGGCCGATCAGGCCGGCCTTGGCGGCGGCGTAGTGGGCCTGACCTGGGGCTCCGGAGCGGGCGGCGAAGGAGGCGATGTTCAGGATGTGGCCCGATTTGTTTTCGAGCATGGACGGCAGGGCGGCCTGGCTACAGAGGAAGGCGCCCTTGAGGTTGACATCCAGGACGCGGTCCCAGTCCGCGGGATCGAGGCGGGGGAGGATGGCATCGAGGGAGAGGCCGGCGTTGTTGATGAGGGCGTCGAGGCGTCCCCATCGGGCGAGGATGGCGGCGACAAGCTGGCGGCAAGAGGGGCTCTGGGTGACATCGAGGCGGCAGGGCCAGACGGTGTCGGCAGGGGCGCAGGGAAGGGCGGAGTGACCTGCGGCGGCGACGGTCCAGCCGCGTTGGGCAAAGGTGTTCACCAGCGCCTGACCGAGGCCACCGCCGGCGCCGGTCACCAGGACCACCTGGCTGGGGTGGGGGTTCATGGCGGCTGTCCCGGACGTTCCGAGGGCGGGGCGATGATCCATTCGCCGTCGATCATCGAGGCGAGAACGGGTTCGGAGCTGTGGATCAGTGCCGCCTCGGCGTCGGTCGCGTTTGCGGCACAGGGGAAGGCGACGAGATCGGCGACGGTTCCGGGTTGGAGGGTGCCGAGGACGCTGGCGCGGCCGATGGCCTGAGCGGGGGTGACGGTGACCATGGCGAGGAGGTCGCGCGGGGAGAGGTGGGGGAAGGAACGGGCGGCGGTGGCCAGTTCGGGGCGCAGATCGAGGCGGGGCATGTCACGTCCGGTGCGGCGCATGGAGAGGAGGCTGTCGGTGGCGAGGGCGACCGGGACGCCGGCGTCGCGGAGGGTGCCGAGCGGAAAAGGGGCGTGTTGAAAGTAGTCATGACTCCGTGGGCAGTGAACGACAGTGGTGCCGGAGTCGGCGATGATCCGGGGGTCATCGTGGTCGAGGTAGTTCACATGGGCGAGGACGGTGGCGGGACTGAGCAGGCCGGTTTCGGCAACGAGGCGGACGGGCGAAGCATGGCCGCAGTCGGAGAGGTCGCGTTGAGAGTCGAGCCATTGAAACATGGGGCCCCGGGCATGACGGAACATGTCGTATTCCTCGCGGGATTCCGACACATGCATGGTGGCGATCAGGCCACGTTGCCGGGCGGCGCGTGCGGCGAGGCGGACGAGGTCGGGCCGGGTGGAGTAGGGGGCGTGAGGGGCGAGCGCCGGGCGATGGCGGGGGTGGTCCAGGGCGTCGATGCGGGCGAGGGTTTCGCCAAGGATGTCGGCGGCGGGCCTGTTGGAGCGGACGCCTGTCAGTTCGAAGGCGGAGACGAGGCGGAGCGGGGTGGCCCTCCAGGTTTCGGCGAGGAGTTCGGGGACGGCTTCGAGGTCAAGGACGGCAGTGCAGCCGGCGTGCAGGAGTTGGCGGGCGCCGTCGAGCCAGGAGGCGGCATATTCGCTGAAGCTCCATTGGGCCTTGAGGGCGAGGACGCCTTGGATCCAATCGGTAAAGCGGCGTGGAGGCGGCAGGTGTCCGACCAGGTGGGTATAGTCGAGGTGACAGTGGGCATTGATCAGTCCAGGGAGGAGGACGGCATCCCCGAGATCGAGAACGGCAGCAGGGTGATGGCGTAGATCCTTCCAGGTACCGGAGGCGAGGATACGATTGCCGGAAACGAGAACCGCGCCGTCCTCGACGGGCGGCGCGGTGACGGGGAGGAGCAGGCGGGAGCGGATCAACCTCATTCGCCGTTATGCTGGCGGCGCAGCTTGATGCTGGCGGCTTCGGTATGTTTGCGGGCCTTGACTTTGCTGCGCTTCTTGCGGATTTGGGTCTCGACCTTTTTGGCGACGAGGTCGATGGCTGCATAGAGATCGGCCTCAACGTCCTCGGCGTAGAGATCGTTGCCGCGCACGGCCAGGCGGATGGAACACTTGAACGCCTTTTCGGGCCCCCGGGTGTGATCGTGCTCCACGATCACCCGCGCTTCCAGAGCCCGCCGGTAAAGGTGTTCGAGCTTGTCGATGCGCGTGAGGATGTGGTCCTCGATGGCTTGGGTGAGGGTGATGTTGTGCGTGGAGAGAATGAACTTCATTCCGGCCGAAAATTGGGGGATCGCGGCGGCAAACGCCAGTCTGGAATGGCCAGCGGGCCGGGCAGGGCAGGGCGTCGGCGTGATTGGATGGGGCCTTGAGGGCGGGACCTGGGCAGGGAAACATCGCGGCGTGAAGAGGCCTCCCGAGGCGTTGGTGCGGTTGCGCGAGGTCGATGCAGGTTGGGTGATCGCACTCCGTTACGCGACGAACGACAATCTGACAGGGCGGGTACTCTATGCGTCGGCCGAGGCCTGGTTGAGGCGCGAGACGGCGTGGAAGCTAAGGACGGGGGCTGAGATGTTAGTGGGACGGGGGCTGAAGCTGAAGGTGCTGGATGCCTATCGGCCACCTTCCGCTCAGCGGGCCCTCTGGGCGGCGTGCCCGGATCCAAGGTTTGTGGCTTCCCCAGACCTGGGATCGCGGCATACGCGAGGCGCAGCCGTAGATGTGACCCTGGTGGATGGGCAAGGGCGCGAGTTGGAGATGCCTTCCGTGCATGATGCCTTTGGGGAATCCGCCCGACGGGATGCGCCCGGGGCCTCCCGGATGGCGCGGCTCCATGCCGGATGGCTTCATGCCGCGATGACTGGGGCAGGGTTTGTAGGAATCGCCTCGGAGTGGTGGCACTTCGACGACGCGGATTGGAGGCGATACCCATTGCTGGAATGGGAACCGGGGGGGTGAAGGAGAGGATCCTATCCCACCGCATCGACGCGGAGATCGCGCAGCACGGTAAGGCCCGGGATCGGGGCGCCGCGAATGGTCCGCGCGCCGCTCTTGCGTCGCTTCCCGAACTTGTCCCGGTG is a genomic window of Verrucomicrobiia bacterium containing:
- a CDS encoding exo-alpha-sialidase — encoded protein: MAMASRMRRVWVGVIVLMGAVAAAAETEGERDEAAGSGIESRELFRDRRFPNVVVAMDGTVLALCGNRQPLAVRRSEDGGATWSEPILLGNERSIMGAAVVDEGSGDVLVFDHFLDHRGMYRSRDHGRSWQAEEVTIRPDRLGGVGLTHGAEAGITLRHGAARGRLLVPARVLGPENSNAQEWWPYHYNTAIHSDDGGRTWQTGSPFPVLGTGEGALVELADGTIHYNSRCHMATDALRRVAWSHDGGLTWINPTAVPELPDGMRGTRYGCMAGLTRLEDTDREVVLYSNLDADEGHDLWGGRRNLTVWASLDGGRTWPIRRAIDPGPSAYSSMTVGRPGTASEGWIYVLYEGGPRGAHQDVRLARFRIEALTGAGR
- the gatA gene encoding Asp-tRNA(Asn)/Glu-tRNA(Gln) amidotransferase subunit GatA, with amino-acid sequence MLHRLSIANLTRQLDARQCSSREAVQACLDRIAAVDPRVKAFLHLDAADALAQADAADRRLATGAPHPDQPLLGVPIALKDLICHRGQPCRCASRILGDFISPYDATVVERLRAAGAVVFGRLNMDEFAMGSSTENSAFHTTRNPWDTDRIPGGSSGGSAAAVAAGEAFATLGSDTGGSIRQPAALCGCVGVKPTYGRVSRYGLVAFASSLDQIGPFARTVADAALVTRVIAGHDPRDATSLPEPVPDYSASLSGDLRGLRLGVAREFMVGGLDPEVRDAVGRAVAHLQSLGATVEEVSLPHSEHAVATYYIVATAEASANLARFDGVRYGRRVPGSDPTGMIERTRGEGFGAEVKRRIILGTYVLSSGYYDAYYLRAQKVRTLIRQDFLEAFRRVDAIVSPTTPTAAFRLGEKTQDPLQMYLSDIFTISCNLAGIAGISLPCGFTASPRLPIGLQLLGPPLGEGTLFRIAHAYEQSTPWHREAPPLD
- the gatC gene encoding Asp-tRNA(Asn)/Glu-tRNA(Gln) amidotransferase subunit GatC; translation: MPAESFDIHYVADLARVRLTPDEEQHLGAQLGKILDYIEQLRTVDVSGVDPTAHAFPLVNVTRPDEAQAGLTHEDALRNAPQPRNGLFIVPRIVE
- a CDS encoding DUF1549 domain-containing protein, producing MKPTRAPALALALIALVASPAHAQLSEALRDQLPPPASRPVSFTDEVRPILDASCASCHGRGKSRGGFRIDTRETLLGDPDHDPVVIVGNSRDSYFIHLVSGLDPANVMPDKGTRLTADQVAILRAWIDQGVAWDPAISFGREDHRHLHPRQPDLPPPTGDLTHPVDRLVAAYLHRQGLAVPPPVEDRTFARRVHLDIVGLLPSPAELDAFLNDPRPDRRERLVDALLADRPRYAQHWLTFWNDLLRNDYRGTGYIDGGREQITQWLYSALRDNQPYDRFVRELVDPRDNGPRGFTKGIVWRGAINASQTPPMQAAQSISQVFLGVNLKCAACHDSFIDDWQLTDAYGLAAVYADDRLELVECDRPLGRFATVKFLFPELGDLPTQAPREDRIAQLAQLVTNRDNGRLSRTVVNRLWARFFGHGLVEPVDVMQNPAWDVDLLDWLAEDLVAHDYDLQRTMRQILTSRAYRFPSVDLPEPPVPDYTFRGPAVRRLTAEQFRDALGQLAGVWHDRPEGGVDGLLLERGPAQPPNADAFWIWSHPHAAEGVPPQTIHLRRTVELPPNPTEAVALVHVDNTHRLWINGREARRRNAIPWAETSVLDLRPFLRAGPNTFAVEAVNEGQGPNPAGFLFYARIRTGPEDNPGIHDFASDAAWTVSTTRVEGWQRADFQASDWSRAQILGNPGMAPWNVGAQFAAAVAGRTPYGQIRASLVAADPLTTALGRPNREQITSARPTTATTIQMLELTNGETLARILRQGAERLVTETPQGSTLVSRVFARSLGRPPTPDEATLSLALVGSQPRPDGVEDLLWSVVMLPEFQLIH
- a CDS encoding SDR family NAD(P)-dependent oxidoreductase, yielding MNPHPSQVVLVTGAGGGLGQALVNTFAQRGWTVAAAGHSALPCAPADTVWPCRLDVTQSPSCRQLVAAILARWGRLDALINNAGLSLDAILPRLDPADWDRVLDVNLKGAFLCSQAALPSMLENKSGHILNIASFAARSGAPGQAHYAAAKAGLIGLTLSLAREVGPLGVCVNAILPGVLDTPMTRSLPVSRLEAFRQQSVFGQLASVGDAAVAVEHLARLRHVSGQIIPLDGRIAPWT
- a CDS encoding amidohydrolase family protein, whose translation is MRLIRSRLLLPVTAPPVEDGAVLVSGNRILASGTWKDLRHHPAAVLDLGDAVLLPGLINAHCHLDYTHLVGHLPPPRRFTDWIQGVLALKAQWSFSEYAASWLDGARQLLHAGCTAVLDLEAVPELLAETWRATPLRLVSAFELTGVRSNRPAADILGETLARIDALDHPRHRPALAPHAPYSTRPDLVRLAARAARQRGLIATMHVSESREEYDMFRHARGPMFQWLDSQRDLSDCGHASPVRLVAETGLLSPATVLAHVNYLDHDDPRIIADSGTTVVHCPRSHDYFQHAPFPLGTLRDAGVPVALATDSLLSMRRTGRDMPRLDLRPELATAARSFPHLSPRDLLAMVTVTPAQAIGRASVLGTLQPGTVADLVAFPCAANATDAEAALIHSSEPVLASMIDGEWIIAPPSERPGQPP
- the raiA gene encoding ribosome-associated translation inhibitor RaiA; the protein is MKFILSTHNITLTQAIEDHILTRIDKLEHLYRRALEARVIVEHDHTRGPEKAFKCSIRLAVRGNDLYAEDVEADLYAAIDLVAKKVETQIRKKRSKVKARKHTEAASIKLRRQHNGE
- a CDS encoding M15 family metallopeptidase; this encodes MKRPPEALVRLREVDAGWVIALRYATNDNLTGRVLYASAEAWLRRETAWKLRTGAEMLVGRGLKLKVLDAYRPPSAQRALWAACPDPRFVASPDLGSRHTRGAAVDVTLVDGQGRELEMPSVHDAFGESARRDAPGASRMARLHAGWLHAAMTGAGFVGIASEWWHFDDADWRRYPLLEWEPGG